In Rhopalosiphum padi isolate XX-2018 chromosome 3, ASM2088224v1, whole genome shotgun sequence, the genomic stretch aatttttaagaaaattggcttatacatttatagtaataatattaaaatgtccaataataataacattttcatatctagtaaattattttcgttaatttttttttagggcttttcttcatttttagtgcatatttttaagtttattgggTAATATATAAgcacatattttagtattttttggtGCTATTAAGTCACAATCCTGGTCATGtctaatacttaaattttaatgtaattcttTGAACTTCTGTACAATTTAAacacctattttatatataatttaatttaattccatATACATGTTTTCAAGTAACAATATTTGCAATAGTAATATTCTTAATGATCATAGGTGTGCGCATTGGACGTGCAAACCATGTTTAAGCATgttatgtgatttttttatgatgttgcaattttttttcatttataattgtacaataataaataaatgtttatgtaacttattttatactttaatatatatatatatttatagttatgaaTACACgcatattttgtgatattttattgtatataaatctgATCCTTAACAACATTTTTGCTTCTCTCAAcgtaagtttaaattttgtttaaaatgttcttaattCTTAATTAGGTGACGATGTGTTTGTATACTTTAATGATTTGCTGTATGAAGCTAAATGTGTGAAACGCCGCAAGACAGACTATGGGgagaatcaatattttattcattataaaggATGGAAAACAACTTGGGACGAATGGATAGATGAAAATGAAGTTTTAGAAATGAGTTACACTAATTATGGTCACCAAGCTAGACTACAGAAGAAATTGTAAGACATTGTTTTAATACTACCTATTTTTGTaccatttgtttataaataatgtattataatcacAGTGATGAAAAACGAGCACTCGAggaatccaaaaaaaaaaaaaaaattgaaaaacctaaaaaaacaaTCAGTGTTGGTTCCCTATTGAAAAAAagaggtaatttatttttaattacatatttattttgtacttcatgataatattgtaaaattttgttaaaactagGCCGGCCAAGAAAAACAGTAACTAAAAGAAATAGTCCATGTCCACTTTCtgtgaagaataaaaaaaaaccttctaCCAGCTTAGCAGATAAAACGTTATcgcaaacaaacaaaaatctacaaaaaagaggtaatacatttttagtatattatttatattgtcattGTAATGTTTTGTTAAAACCAGGCCAATCAAAGAAAGCAGAACCTAAAAGTAACTCTATCGATAAAGATGTCAAGGACAAAATCAAAGTTACCAATGATGAcacaattacaaaaaatattcctAGTAGTAGTACTATGGCAAGTAGCAGTGAagtaacaaaaaatgtaaaaacatatacCAACAAAGCtgctaaaaaaattacaaatgaaGTAATTCAAGATATAAGAGTAACTGAACCAAGCGAGTCCACAAATATTGATTATTCTAATGAGTTTCAACCTGAATATGAACCAGTTCTTAAACGTCTTAAAacgtatactaaaaataaattaacagatAAATTACAGGTTAATGTCACTGACATATTTGATGATACTACAAAAAATATCGAAGAACCGGTTGCAGAAAAAGCTTTAATTTCTGAACCAAGCCAACCCGTAAACATTGATTTATGTAAAGTATCTAATGATGCTACTACAAGTGATTCAGTACAAGAAGTAACTCAAATTACTGAACCAAGCCAACTCATAGTTGAAGATGATACTACTAAAGAGAATATCGATGAAGAAGCTCTAAAAGAGGAAGCTGCTATTCGTGCTTGTTCTAATATTTTCTTAGAATTCATTCCATTTTCAGTGgtattataaacagtaaaaaaaataaaattaataatttgaataaactatttttgtttgtaaaattttttttagcgtCTTGGTGACAAATTACATCAATCTTTGAtattaccaaataaaataagaaaagtgATGATGGACGATTGGTTGATGCACAATAGATACAAAAAGGTACATTTCATGTTatacttcattattattatctttgtaaTATTGATTGCTTGGTTTTAGATACCTAAGTTTCAAGATGTTCATTATGTAGCAAACATTGCAAATGCTTTCATTGAAGAATTATATAAATCTGAAGATGATCGTcagaagtaattatttaataatctaaatttattattattaaatattttatacaatatttgttttaggcAAACTTCAATGATGGTGTCTGTAAAATTAATGGAATGTTTTAACAATATTGTTCACACACATGTAACATACAAAAGCGAGATAAAGAACGGTATTCAGTTTAaggtaatgataaaaaatacaaagCATATTTTTAGTTCCTACAaacttattattctattattttcatttttaaagatttcaaattCTAAGATATTCTTTCAAAGACTAACTTATGAGTGATGCAACAAATGTATTGATGTTACAATTTTGGTTAATGAAATAGTGtttgcatatacatattataatttatagcaaaaaaaaaaaatgcttttatctTCAATTTTAAGTGTGGTATCTGAcacataattatacttattgtatacaatttcttttataagtttttaaaataaattttttcataaattattaaaattttaaatctattttattgttaaaaatgtttataaaatgtttatttaataaagtcaAGGCTAGGAAatataattcaacatttttcaTAAGTTATCCTCGGTGAAACTaagaaatcttaaaaatatacatgcataattttttgtttttaacatttgatatttaaatattgacaaaacaagatatttaaacaaagaataacaattttagttgctttagtgtaatttaaaaatattccttGTGGGAACTTGaaaatatctatacattattatacttttcataatgatatttctaaaatatttatgttaagatATTGGCTATTTATgccatttaaataaaacattttgtaaaagacttaaaagataaatattaatcatttcgCCATGAAAGCAATTTAATATAGGTGTTGAAAGTATATCACatttcaacaaaataactaaaattattattttaaattaaaatgttggcttcaaatgcttataaaaaaaaattgtgcttatatatttttaatatgctataaaaaaaaaatgtattaagtttagATTAAAACGCATTACATCTAacctaatacataataaatacaatacattctTTACATTGCCCAGAatcaaaaataagaatttataattgtgttaaaaaaaaaagtttggtaCCATACACTGCTTGCTTTCttataaaaagttttcatttagttcttaataaaaatatattttacattttttttattatattttttattttatatacagcttagtaatattcaatttaattttataattaaaagaagTATCAAACTAAATTAGTACTATTTTGATAACATCCCAGCACATTTTTATCGCTAGGTGTATAAGGTTTCAACCACTACTTTTACTGGAGGAAATTATAATTAGTCTTACtccaattaattaaaacatgacTTGTTCTAAATTGttgaagttatttaataaaataaataaatataaatttttataatagttatgtattatatattatctattttaggCAATGACCCATTTTCGGAAAAGATTAGTTGATCAACCAAACACCACATATGTCTTTAAAGAACATATAGTACCCAAAAAAATTTGGTGTTATGTGTATGGTCCCATATATCTATTAAGATTCCTTGGTATgtattaaacacaaatatattttttatgtttaattattagaatttttaaaggaatttacttataaaagttgattttatagttaattgatgaatattatttcattaataattatgtattaagttatgttaactattttattttgtatgtttaactttttagaaatgtttataattaaatatatttcagatattttatatttatgcttCATCTTGGGTGTTAAAAAGATGTCATACTTGTATgtattgtctctgtcttactaaaaTCATACCAAATTTGTGTTCAATCAAAcccattttatgttgttagctttaatattggagtcaatttacctattatcaaattttaatgtaagaatattatttagaaaatttcaTACACCTTTATTgatattatggttttaaaatgagatagctatgtaaaatattaaaactttaaaatgcttatagcttattttaaaataaaaatatcaataaaagcctagtGATgccttagataatattattatttttaagtttgattataAGTACATCAATTCCCATATTAAAtctaacaacataaaatgggTTCTGATAAACGCTTATCTACTATGATGTACGCTAGTAAGACGGAGGCCACATATGCGcatatggcgtcctcttaagtgGTTATTGTAGGTGTCAGTATCAGTGTAATTTACAAATTTCTTTTTCAGTAATACGctagtaatttaaacaaactttAACTGTTTAGTCTTTATTTACTTGTACAGAATATTCTAATATCTTAAAAGAAAgtaacattatttgtatagccctactttttaaataaaaaagtaatgtaCATTGATGTAAATTATGTTTGGTAATCCAAActtaatgtgaataaaaatgtttaagaagaTATTATACCCGCATGTATGATTtcagttttacataatatgtaaaacatagcaaaaacTATTTTGCGTGGGATAGAACTACTCGGGCTGTTGTAAATATAaagcaatatataaaaatatagctgagaacattatctgtgaaatatagtttttatatttttgttatcatttttacaaaaaaagtgATCATTgtttcaatattcattatttttaaacttgaataattttttttttttgtagtccCAGTAtcggaaaataaaaaattacattttacagcCAAAGTTTTCCTCTTTATGTGGTGAAAATGTCATAGCGCCTTCTCAGTTCTCTCTTacgcaaaacagtttttgatatgttttatatttataagacggagacaacacaatATGCTggtgtagcgtcctcttaatttcaacaaataacataattttattacttttcaaaaataatttacccaACACTGTAAGTGGTCCATTTCACAAGTCACACAAGcctatggtattatattttactataaaataacataatattgattctatttaacaatattaacaaaactTGAAAATAGTGTGAGTGTATTCTTTGTCTAGgaatgaatacattatttaatgagaTGTAAATAACATGTCTGTTAtccaaaatttgttattaagtaacattgaataaaattaatgaaaatattttattatttattgtatcattgattatgtgtgtatatttgtttttcagtGAGATTACCGTATGTTATATTAACAAACACATGGAATGTTCAATGCCATATAGATTTCTTTATTAACTATGTTAATAAAATGATGcagtaagtaattatttttagatttttttcatttaaacaagtaatattgaaattatttataatgacctccaaaaaaccataaaaatagaaaaataaatccaaccttataaactaaataaaatttaatgttagaAACATTTTGGTTCTAGAAATGGAAGGGAatcttcattatttaaaaataagattttttttctcaaatctaaaatatcatacactataaaagataaaacttaTGGTTACAGTGTCTTGTCAGCTTCATTATAATGACATACAAGCCCTACATCATATTTAACTATCATGGTAAAACAGCATTCTTACTGTTTTTTTAGGTCATCTACTCTCCTCCCAGCATACTTccttgtaatttttgttttccatATTAAAATTTCCATTGTAAGTAGGACCCTAACTATtcttaaagatatatttttagatatacatTAAAACAGAGATTCCCAATCAGGATGCCACAAAATTAAATTGAGGGTGCCgtgaaattaattgaaatatatttgctAAGCTAAAGAAAACTTAAGTTgcaaactttaaatataaagaGTATAGGATGTCTTcagatttttagataataacgAAGGGTGCCAGTAGtaaaaaaaggttgggaacctcTGTTTTAAACAATTGTAACACCTCTGGGATAGTTTTATTGATAACATTTCCAGCAAAGTTTTTGTACTTTTATGAACaaaaagtgaataaaatattttttaaacacgcATCATATCACGtttacgtttttttaaatattattaataacttaaatgtaGTTCTAATTTAAATTAGGAAATACCTTTTACTTtggttttaatatacattttataaactgttCAATCTAGTAATATTGGTTAAATTctagatgataaaaaaaataaaaccgcaatataaattatgtagcaTTATACGCTTATTCTTTAAATCTAATAAAGGATTGAGAGGATATCACATCCATCCTgggtctctgtcttactaacacaCAACATATcaaattttgcatatttttagtattaaaatgaaGTGTATTTGTAATGCTCATAACTtgcttcaaatttaaaatatcaattaagaGGACGTAGAACCCGCATATTATGCTATCTCTGTCTTACACACGTGCAACATACCAAATTTTTGTTAGcaagtttcaatattgtgctatTAGTTTTAATACTAGAGTGAACAGAACTAAAATCtacagtttcaaaaagatcataacttacttaaaaatattaatatcaataaaaggctacgtggggccctggataataatctacctttagattttataataggtcagttcactctaatatcaaaactaacagcacaatattgaaactgatGAATGAAAATTGTCCATGCCTCACatgtgtaagacagagacaacacatgcgggtactaCGTCCTCTTAAAGCATTGCTGATTTCTTATAAAACAATGTTCTATTATCAATGCTATTTTTAGTGcatcatcaaaaaaatatttattattagtccAACTCCAtggaaaatatttacatttatttgtaaatgtgACATAGCAGCCCGTAATCATATGCCGTTAAGATACTATCTGGATGCTATTGATGAATGCTATAGCATTTATGGAAATCAGCCTGtcaaatttgataataagtcaaTAGGTTAAttcattctaataataaaaataacaaaaaaatgaaacatataACATAGATTCTTCTTAATGTAAAATTTGTAATGCCATTAATAATACAGTCAACACAACTTCCCctcaatacataattataacagtaaatatagtacattaaaatcataaaaaatttattgtttttcagaTTTTTGGATGATAATGTTGATACATATTTCTCTTCAATTGATTACgttgaataataaatgtttaaaaaa encodes the following:
- the LOC132924014 gene encoding uncharacterized protein LOC132924014, giving the protein MSDDDILKDNYNFAEGDDVFVYFNDLLYEAKCVKRRKTDYGENQYFIHYKGWKTTWDEWIDENEVLEMSYTNYGHQARLQKKFDEKRALEESKKKKKIEKPKKTISVGSLLKKRGRPRKTVTKRNSPCPLSVKNKKKPSTSLADKTLSQTNKNLQKRGQSKKAEPKSNSIDKDVKDKIKVTNDDTITKNIPSSSTMASSSEVTKNVKTYTNKAAKKITNEVIQDIRVTEPSESTNIDYSNEFQPEYEPVLKRLKTYTKNKLTDKLQVNVTDIFDDTTKNIEEPVAEKALISEPSQPVNIDLCKVSNDATTSDSVQEVTQITEPSQLIVEDDTTKENIDEEALKEEAAIRACSNIFLEFIPFSVRLGDKLHQSLILPNKIRKVMMDDWLMHNRYKKIPKFQDVHYVANIANAFIEELYKSEDDRQKQTSMMVSVKLMECFNNIVHTHVTYKSEIKNGIQFKAMTHFRKRLVDQPNTTYVFKEHIVPKKIWCYVYGPIYLLRFLVRLPYVILTNTWNVQCHIDFFINYVNKMMQFLDDNVDTYFSSIDYVE